The following are encoded together in the Streptomyces rapamycinicus NRRL 5491 genome:
- a CDS encoding type II secretion system F family protein, whose amino-acid sequence MSAGVFHSLGISLSLLAAALCTAMAMAEARRERCARRRLAALLPGAEHRRPRRARPWRRWRAGSGAGALPAWAAPGGALTIAVVLVGGPPGWVLGLAAACGLWRWQRRRRATAGRPGGDRHLEALAAGQIPLAADLLTACLAAGAGPRRAAEAVGGSLGGPVGERLAQTAAELRLGGEPAHAWGRISALPGAQGLARALERAGTTGAPAVEPVSRLAAECRAEQGREAMRRADRTGVLVNAPLAGCFLPAFLLVGLAPVMIGLARGLAGDGP is encoded by the coding sequence ATGAGCGCCGGTGTTTTCCACAGCCTGGGGATTTCGCTGTCCCTCCTGGCGGCGGCCCTGTGCACGGCGATGGCGATGGCCGAGGCCCGTCGGGAGCGATGCGCCCGACGACGGCTGGCGGCGCTGCTTCCGGGCGCGGAGCACAGGCGGCCGCGGCGGGCCCGGCCGTGGCGGCGGTGGCGCGCCGGGTCCGGTGCGGGCGCTCTGCCCGCCTGGGCCGCCCCGGGCGGCGCGCTGACGATCGCCGTAGTCCTCGTCGGAGGGCCGCCGGGGTGGGTGCTGGGCCTCGCTGCGGCCTGCGGCCTCTGGCGGTGGCAGCGGCGCCGCCGGGCCACGGCTGGGCGGCCCGGCGGTGACCGGCACCTCGAGGCCCTCGCCGCGGGCCAGATTCCGCTGGCCGCCGATCTGCTGACGGCCTGCCTGGCGGCCGGAGCGGGCCCGCGGAGGGCGGCGGAGGCGGTGGGAGGTTCGCTCGGCGGCCCGGTCGGCGAGCGGCTCGCCCAGACCGCGGCGGAGCTGCGGCTGGGCGGGGAACCGGCCCACGCGTGGGGGCGCATCAGCGCCCTGCCCGGAGCGCAGGGGCTGGCACGCGCTCTGGAACGCGCCGGGACAACGGGCGCTCCAGCGGTGGAGCCGGTGTCCCGGCTGGCGGCCGAATGCCGGGCCGAGCAGGGGCGGGAGGCGATGAGACGGGCCGACCGCACCGGTGTGCTGGTCAACGCGCCGCTCGCGGGCTGCTTCCTCCCCGCGTTCCTGCTGGTCGGTCTGGCCCCGGTGATGATCGGGCTGGCCCGCGGCCTGGCGGGCGACGGCCCCTGA
- a CDS encoding DUF4244 domain-containing protein, whose translation MVKQWWVRRYAAARAKAEAGMTTAEYAMGTIAACGFAAVLYKVVTSGAVSDALQSVIGRALDAQF comes from the coding sequence ATGGTGAAGCAGTGGTGGGTACGGCGGTACGCGGCGGCGCGGGCGAAGGCCGAGGCGGGCATGACCACCGCCGAGTACGCGATGGGAACGATCGCGGCATGCGGTTTCGCCGCGGTGCTCTACAAGGTGGTGACCAGCGGGGCCGTCAGCGATGCGCTGCAGTCGGTCATCGGGCGGGCGCTCGATGCGCAGTTCTGA
- a CDS encoding TadE family type IV pilus minor pilin — translation MGARGPARDSGYVTAEAAVALPVLALFALMLIWGLMAASAQLQCVDAARAGARAAARSEPEADAMAAARSAAPDGARVELWREGDLVRVRVRTHATGPGPLAVNLRGEAAALAEDSVGAGDAMGSVGGGGEMGRIGADGTGGASREAFP, via the coding sequence CTGGGGGCCCGGGGCCCCGCGCGGGACAGCGGCTACGTAACGGCGGAGGCGGCCGTAGCGCTCCCAGTGCTGGCGCTCTTCGCCCTGATGCTGATCTGGGGGTTGATGGCCGCGTCCGCGCAGCTTCAGTGCGTGGACGCGGCCAGGGCCGGGGCGAGGGCGGCGGCGCGTTCGGAGCCGGAGGCGGACGCGATGGCCGCCGCCCGCTCGGCCGCCCCTGATGGGGCTCGGGTCGAGCTGTGGCGGGAGGGGGACCTGGTGCGGGTGCGGGTCCGGACCCACGCCACCGGTCCCGGTCCGCTGGCGGTGAATCTGCGCGGCGAGGCCGCCGCGCTCGCCGAGGACTCGGTGGGCGCGGGCGATGCGATGGGCAGCGTCGGTGGGGGCGGCGAGATGGGCAGGATCGGCGCGGACGGCACGGGCGGTGCGTCCCGGGAGGCGTTCCCGTGA